Below is a window of Vibrio fortis DNA.
ATTAGCGTGAGTACTAGCCCAGAATAAACAATGGAGATCGGGATACCGATACGCAGATAATCTGTCAGGTGGTAGTTGCCTACGCTATACACCAATAAATTGGTTTGATAGCCATAAGGGGAGATGAAACTCGCACTGGCTCCAAACAGAACTGCCATAATAAACGGCATAGGATCAACACCATAACCAACCGCCATGCTGTAGCCGATTGGAAAAGAGAGTGCTGCTGCGGCGTTGTTGGTCACCAGTTCAGTTAACACTAAGGTCATTAAATAGGTCGCCACCAGCGCACCAAATACGCCCCAGCCATTAAACGCTTCAATAAACATCTGCCCCATCTGTTCAGATAAACCAGATGAAATCATCAATTGTGCAATCGACAGCGCAGAGCCAACGATCACCACAATATCAACTGGGAAGCGACGTCTTAGCTCACTCAGCTGTACCACTCCAAACGCAACCAGCAATAACAGAAAACCAGCTAACCCTTTGATAATCGGTAGCATGTTAGTAAGCGCTAGGCCTATTACAGCCGCAAACCCCAATAAAACCAAGGCTGACTTATCCGAATCCAACTTGGCACTTGAATCCAAATCATTCATCAACACAAACTCTTTGCTGTGTTGCTGGCGTTGCTCTTCAAAGCGTTTACCCGGTACCAACACCAAAGTATCACCCGCCGTTAATGTGATGTTTCCTAACCCACCCTCAAGGCGTTCATGGCCGCGACGAATCGCCACGACTACCGCGTCAAATCGTTCTCTAAATTGGCTAGTTTTCAATGTTTTATTACAGAAGCTTGCTGATGAGCTCACGACCACTTCAACAAAGCTCTGGCCATTGAGATGATGCTGACCAAACAGAGTTAGTCCTTGGATTTCTTGCAGAGTCGCGACACTCTCGACATCGCCACAAAACAACAATCGGTCGCGTGCTTGCAACACGAAATCAGGGTCAATTGATGCCGTTGTCTTGCCATCACGAATGACTTCCGCCAGAAACAGTTTACGCAGTGCTCTGAGGTTATTTTCGCTTACGCTACGCCCTACCAGAGGAGAGCCAGGTTCAACACGAGCTTCCAAGAAATAAGGTAACTCATCTTGCGAGCCGTCATCGTAGCTTGGTAGGAAATAACTCAACGGAATCAAGATCAGTACACCACCGACTAACACCGCCAAGCCGATCAACGTCGGTGTGAAGAAGTTCAAACTCGGTAAGCCAGCGTCTTCCACAAAGCTATTGATGATCAAATTGGTTGAGGTGCCGATCAAGGTTAAGGTACCACCCAAAATCGCAGCATACGAAAGTGGGATCAGTAGCTTAGAAGGTGCATGTTGTTGATTGCGTTTGATCGCACCGATCAACGACACCACAACCGCAGTATTATTAGTAAAAGAAGAAAGTAACGCTGTGGAAACACCCAACTTTGCCACAACTGTACCAAGCCGACCTTCTGAAATGTTCCGGCTTACC
It encodes the following:
- a CDS encoding SLC13 family permease, translated to MWQQRFVLALLLGIVTCLLTTRIKPSFIFAGAAFIAFMAGMIDVSSLAGNFTNSSLLTLVLLILASSALEKTRLISWVSRNISEGRLGTVVAKLGVSTALLSSFTNNTAVVVSLIGAIKRNQQHAPSKLLIPLSYAAILGGTLTLIGTSTNLIINSFVEDAGLPSLNFFTPTLIGLAVLVGGVLILIPLSYFLPSYDDGSQDELPYFLEARVEPGSPLVGRSVSENNLRALRKLFLAEVIRDGKTTASIDPDFVLQARDRLLFCGDVESVATLQEIQGLTLFGQHHLNGQSFVEVVVSSSASFCNKTLKTSQFRERFDAVVVAIRRGHERLEGGLGNITLTAGDTLVLVPGKRFEEQRQQHSKEFVLMNDLDSSAKLDSDKSALVLLGFAAVIGLALTNMLPIIKGLAGFLLLLVAFGVVQLSELRRRFPVDIVVIVGSALSIAQLMISSGLSEQMGQMFIEAFNGWGVFGALVATYLMTLVLTELVTNNAAAALSFPIGYSMAVGYGVDPMPFIMAVLFGASASFISPYGYQTNLLVYSVGNYHLTDYLRIGIPISIVYSGLVLTLIPYFFPF